GAAGAAGTGCAAATAACCCACTACCAATTGCTGCAAATAATAGTGCAATCCAAGGAGTCATCGCTCCCCACGTATCACCCATTAATAACGTTGTAACGATACCAGTAAATGCACCAAATAACATTAAACCTTCTAACGCTATATTTACAACTCCAGAACGTTCACTGAACACCCCACCTAACGCCGTAAAAATAAGTGGCGCTGCCGTATATAACGTACCAGTCACAAGAATGGCTAAAATATCAATAAAGCTCATTTATTTCCCCTCCTTGCTCATGCGTGTAAGTGCCCAGCGTAAAACATAACTGCAAGCAACAAAGAAAATAATGCATGCGATAATAACATTAATTAACTCAGAAGGTACATCTGCTTCAAAATTCATTTGCGGGGCTGCACTTTTCAAACCACCGAACAGTAAAGCCGATAATAATATACCAAACGGATTATTTCCTCCAAGAAGAGCTACCGCAATCCCATCGAATCCAATACCAGTAAACGACGTCATTGCTGTCATACTTTGGAATGTTCCTAGACCTTCCATTGCCCCACCAATTCCAGCAAAAGCACCAGCAATTGTCATTGATAATACAACATTACGAGAGACTTTCATCCCTGCATATTGCGATGCATTTTGGTTAAAACCAACCGATTTCAACTCATATCCTAACGTAGTTCTATCTAACAAGAACCACATTACAATAGCAATTATAATAGCTACAACAATTCCCCAGTGCAAACGAGATCCATCTGTCAATGAAGATAGCCAATCAGAAGCTAATGAAGCACTCGCCTGTACATCATAAGATTTCTCGTTACCTTCATGTATAAAACGTTTAATAAGGTCATACGTAACATAAAGCGCAATGTAGTTCATCATAATTGTTACAATTACTTCATTTACTTTAAGCTTTCCTTTTAAATATCCAGGTATAAAACCCCATAAACCACCAGCAATCGCGGCTACTAAAATAGATAATGGAATATGCAAAAATGCCGGTAGCGATACTGCGTAACCAAACCAAACAGCGGCAAGCCACCCAACTAATAATTGTCCTTCTACCCCAATGTTAAAAAGACCGGTACGAAATGCAAATGCCACGGAAAGTCCTGCTAACACAAGCGGAATCATCGTACGTAACGTTTCACCAATCGCTTGCGGATTCCCAACCATTCCTTCCCAAAGCGCTGCATACCCAACAATTGGATCATATCCACTAACTAACATTACAATGGCACCAACAATTAAACCAAAAATAACGGATAATACGGGAACTAAAATATTAATTGTTCGCTCCGTTAAAAATTTTTTAGCCATTTGTATTCACCTTCTCTTTCTCCGTTCCGCCAGCCATCAACAAACCAAGCTGTTGTTCATTTGTTTCTTTTGCATCGACAATCGCTACAATTTTCCCTTCATATATAACAGCAACTCGATCGCTAACATTTAAAATTTCATCCAGTTCTAACGATAGAAGTAATACCGCTTTCCCATTATCTCTCTGCTCGATTAACTTCTTATGAATAAATTCAATCGCACCTACATCTAAACCACGTGTTGGTTGCGCTGCAATTAATAAATCTGGATTACGATCTACTTCACGTGCAATGATAGCCTTCTGCTGATTTCCACCTGATAGAGCACGCGCTAATGTTTGTTCGCTAGGCGTACGTACATCAAACTGTTCAATAAGCGCCTTTGCTTTCTCTGTGATTTTACTAAAGTTTAAAATCCCCTTCTTTGAAAATGGATTTTTATAGTACGTTTGCAAAACTATATTGTCTTTAACAGAAAAATCAAGCACTAGCCCGTGTTTATGACGGTCTTCTGGAATATGACCAATTCCTTCCTCTGTAATTCTTCGAACAGGCCAATTCGTTATTTCTTTTCCTTTAATTGCAATAGAACCTGACTCAACTTTTCGTAAACCAGTAATCGCCTCTATTAATTCACTTTGTCCATTTCCATCAATCCCTGCAATCCCAACAATTTCTCCTGCACGAACAGTTAAGTCAAGGCCTTTTACAGCAGGTAATTGGCGTGCATCATGAACGACAAGATTCGCAACAGACAGAACCTCTTCTTTCGGTTTGGCCACTATTTTTTCTGTTTTAAAATTCACTTGACGTCCGACCATTAATTCTGCAAGTTTATGTTCATCCATTTTCGCAACGTCAACTGTACCAATCCCTTTACCTTTACGAATAATTGTACAACGATCGCAAACTTCCATAATTTCTTTCAACTTATGTGTAATAAGAACGATAGATTTCCCTTCTTGTACAAGTTTTTTCATAATTTGAATCAATTCATTAATTTCTTGAGGGGTTAACACCGCAGTAGGTTCATCAAATATTAAAATCTCCGCACCACGATAAAGTGTCTTTAATATTTCAACCCTTTGCTGCATCCCAACCGAAATATCTTCAATCTTTGCATATGGATCAACAGCTAAACCGTACTGTTCAGATAATTGTTTAATTTCTTTTGCAGCCTCTTCAACAGCGATTTTCCCTTTTCTCTTCGGCTCATTTCCTAGAATAATATTCTCTGTAACTGTAAAATTATGAACAAGCATAAAATGCTGATGGACCATCCCAATTCCAAGGTCATTTGCTATGTTCGGATTTGTAATTTTTACAGGTTTCCCTTTAATTTTAATCTCTCCCTGTTCTGGTTGATACAAACCGAACAGTACATTCATTAGCGTTGATTTCCCTGCACCATTTTCTCCAAGTAAAGCATGTATTTCTCCCTGTTTTACTTGCAGCGTAATATCATCATTCGCCACAATGCCTGGGAATACTTTTGTAATATTGTTCATCTCAATTACGTATTCCATTTTGTTCCTCCTTCTAGCAGGGAACACTCCCCAATTACACTCTATTAAAAGTAATTTTATATATACAAAGGTTAGTTCTAAGAACTAACCTTTGCTATTTCTCTATCATTATTTCTTTAGAGAAGCTTCGTATGCTTTATATTCCTCATCTGTCGCAGGTACTTTAATTTCACCAGCAGTAATTTTCTTCTCAAATTCTTCTACTTTTGTTAAAATTTCTGGGTTTACTTTTTTCACATTGTCAGTTGTTTTCGCAATACCGACACCTTCATCTTTTAAGCCAAACTCTTCTACTTTACCGCCTTTTAACTTACCATCTTTCGCTTCTTGTGCCACTTTTGCAACTGCAATATCAACACGTTTTACCATCGAAGTTAAAGTTACATTTTCAGGCATACCTTCTTGGTTTTGGTCACGGTCAACACCGATTACCCAAACGTCTTCACCTTTTTTCTTGCGGTTTTTCGCTTCTGTGAATACACCGTTACCAGTTGCACCTGAAGCGTGATAAATTACGTCAACACCTTGACCGTACATTGCTGAAGCTAATACAGATCCTTTTTCTGGCTTATCAAACGCATCAGCATATTGCGATACAATTTCGATATTTGGATTTACTGCTTTTGCACCAGCTTTAAAACCTGATTCGAATTTTGTAATTAATGGACTCTTCACACCACCAACAAAACCTACTTTATTTGATTTTGTTGTCATTGCTGCTACAGCCCCAACTAAGAATGAACCTTCATGGTCTTTAAATGTAATACTTGTTACGTTTGGCTTATCCACAACTGTATCTACAATCGCAAACTGTTCTTTCGGATACTGTTCAGCTACTTTTGTAATTGATTTTTCCATTAAGTAACCAATACCAAATGTTGTGTTATAATTATCTTTCGCAAATTTCGTTAAATTCGGGATATAGTCTGCATCTTTACTTGATTGAAGATAACGGTATCCTTCATTTTTCTTTAAATTGTTGTCTTTACCAAATTTCGTTAAACCTTCCCAAGCTGATTGGTTGAATGATTTGTCATCAACGCCCCCAACATCTGTAACCATACCAACCTTAAACTCTTTATCCCCTTTTTTGTCACTATCCGCTTTATCCGAGTTACCACATGCACCTAACACTGTACTTGCTGCTAATGTTAACGATAATAAAAGACCTGTTTTTTTCTTCATACTAGAAACCCCTCCTGAAATGTTTTGTCTAATGATTCATACGCTGCTGTCCCTTACTTCTTGCTGTCACCTCCCTAAAAAGGAACTTCCCTACATACGTTTTCTTAATACGTGGAAGCTAAATTTATCAGCTCTAAAGTAATTAATAGAATATAAGATTGGCTCATCATTTTGATCATAGTGCATTTGTTTTAAAACTAGCAGTGCCGTTTCAGGTTCACATTCTAAAATCGGTGAAATTTTCGGATGATAACCTATCGGCTCAATGTGAGCAACTGCGTATGTGATTCGCTTGTGCGTATTATTATGTATTACTGTAAGCAGCGATTCCTCATTGTATCCCGATAAATCTGGTAATATCTCTTTTGCCAGTTTATCAATGCAATATACAACTGGTTCCCCATCCGCTGTACGAACACGCTCGATCATTACTGCACTAAAGCCATCTTCACAATTAAACTTCTCTTTTTCTTCTTCTGTTAAAGTTGTTGTAGATGATGATAAAAAGATTGTTCCTGGTGTTTTCCCCACACTAGAAATCATATCTGTAATACTAGAAAGTTGCTCTATTCCAGAAGAAAATAACGGCTTCGCATTTACAAACGTCCCTACACCATGTCTACGAATGACAACATTTTCTTCTTCTAAAATACGCAGTGCTTCCCTTAAAGTTGCCCTACTTACACCAAGCTCTTTCGCTAGATCAAACTCTGAAGGTAACTTTTGCTTTTCTTTATAAGCCCCATCTTTAATTTTTCCTTTGATGTGATCAATCACCCGTAAATATAGGTGACGACTATCGGATTTTACTGACATAAGACTCCCCCGCATTTCAATTATTCGACCTCTGATGTAAGACTTCTTTTCTCTTTTTTCAACTTACAACACAGCATAATTACTAAATACTAAAAATAAGTGTAATTATCGAACAAATATTAATAATTTTTCAAGATGAAATTTTCACTCTTTATTCCATAAAAAAAACTTTGCACCATAAACATTCCTCATATCGAGAAAAAGTTCGGCACAAAGATACTTTACATCCTTTGTTACACACTTTTCCCCCATAGTCTAGCAATTCATGGTTGCCAGGTAGAAACTTATGGACCTTATCTCCAAGATTATATGAGGCAGTGATTCTTTTCGAAGTAATCTTACCACTTGCTCCCATATGTGTCAACAGAATTCAACATTTTTCTACATTAAATATCGAACGTTTCGAAAACCAAAACAATAAGCATTCGTATTCTAAAGAGCACCCGGTTATGTAAGCCCTTTCTTTTATATTGACTATAGTATATAACAAAAATAGCATATAAAAAAGCCTAATCGTAAAAACAATTAGGCTTTTTTTCAAGAACTTTTTTCTTGCACATCTTTAATGAGTACTTCCCTCGGTTTACTACCTTCATAAGGACCTACTACACCATTCATTTCCATAGCATCGATTAAACGAGCCGCTCGCGTATATCCTACTCTAAATCTACGTTGTAACATAGACACAGATGCTGTTTGCATTTCTACTACAAGTTGAATCGCTTCATCGTATAATTCATCTTCTACTTCCTGCTTTGTTTCAGGAACATCTTGCGGAATCATATCCTCTTGATATTGCGCTTTTTGTTGCGCAACAACATATTCTACGACTCTCTCAACTTCATCATCTGATAAAAATGCTCCTTGTACACGAACAGGTTTCGATGCACCAATTGGTATGAACAACATATCTCCACGCCCCAGCAGCTTCTCTGCACCACCACCGTCAAGAATCGTTCGAGAGTCTGTTTGGGAAGATACAGCAAATGCAATACGCGATGGAATATTCGCTTTAATAACACCTGTAATTACATCAACTGACGGACGCTGAGTCGCAATAATTAAATGAATACCAGCAGCACGTGCCATTTGAGCTAAACGCATAATCGCATCTTCTACATCAGAAGAAGCAACCATCATTAAATCAGCTAACTCGTCCACAATTACTACAATATATGGTAATTCAGGTTGTTTCGCTTCCGATTGGCTATTATGCTCTTTAATATGATCGTTATACCCTTCAATGTTACGCGTACCGCTATGCGCGAATAATTCATAACGACGCTCCATTTCACTCACAACTTTCTTCAAAGCCTGTGACGCTTTTTTCGGATCAGTTACAACTGGCGTTAATAAATGCGGAACACCGTTATATACATTTAACTCTACCATTTTCGGATCAATCATCATTAATTTTACTTCATGCGGTTTCGCACGCATTAAAATACTTACAATAATTCCATTAATACATACACTCTTTCCGCTACCAGTCGCACCAGCTACTAATAAATGGGGCATTTTATTTAAACGTGCCAATACAGCCTCTCCTGTAATATCACGTCCAAGACCGATTAATAACTTCTCTTCTGGATGGTTATTCGCCTTTGAATCAAGAACTTCTCTAAGCGTTACCATAGAAACTTCTGAATTCGGAACCTCAATCCCAACAGCTGATTTCCCGGGAATAGGTGCTTCAATACGAATGTCTTTCGCTGCTAAAGCAAGCGCTAAATCATCACTTAAACTAACAATTTTGCTTACTTTTACTCCCATATCAGGATACACTTCATACTTCGTAACTGCGGGACCTCTATGTACTTTTGTTACTTTCGCTTTCACACCAAAACTTTGGAATGTACGTTCCAATTTACGAGCATTTTCATAAATTTCCGCATTTTCATTTGTAACTTGCTTATTTTTTGGAAACTTTAATATATCAAGCGAAGGAAGCTTATAATCTTTATTTTCCACATTAGAAAATTGCATAGGAGGCGCTTTCGTTTCACCTTCTAGAGATTCAACGATTTTTTCTCCTCGTTTCTTTTGAGGGTGCTCTTCTGGTGTAGCCGGAACTGTCTCTTCAATAAACGGAGGAGTGATTAAATCATTTTCATTTTCTTCTATCCGCTTTTCCGTCTCTTCACTTACTGGATAATTCTCAGTAAAATTTGAAATAATTGGCGGTCCGATTTCTATCTCTTCTACTGGCTCAATAGCCTCTTCTTGTTCGGCAACTCGTTCACGCCTCTTACTTCTTGTTGTTTTTGTCTTTTCAGTTTGCTCAGCGACCCTTTTAGATCTCCAATCTTTATAATCCCCTTGCATTACTTCGAATTGACTTCTAAGAATTCGCCCTACAGGAGCAAGTACTTCTCCAATATGCTTATTTGTTATACACAGTATTCCGAGTATAACTAAAATAATTCCAATGATATATGCTCCTACTTCGTCAAATAAGAAATAACACGTTGCGAACATAAGCGCACCGAACATACCACCACCTAAATGAACACTATCTGGGCCCTTTTTCATTTCAAGGAAGAAGTAATCTTTTGTACTAACAATTACAGAAGTATTTTGCACAGCTCCATCTTTCGTAAGAAGATTAAATAATGTAATATGACTAAACATTAATATTGCTAATACAATTAAATAAACACCTATTAGCCGTTTATTTAAAAGGTTTGGCCATCCACGCTTTATAACAAACGCAACAGATAAAGCTATTACACCTAACACACCAATTATGTACCACTCACCAAAGAAGAAGCGAAAAAATAACACAAACGATTTCCCTACTACACCTAGCTGTAAAATCGTAATAATTGAAAGTGCAAAAAGAGTCAACCCGACGATTTCATAATACAAAGTTGGCTTTATCGTACGCCTTGCTTTTGCCTTCGTCCCTCTTTGCTTTTGTTTTGCCATTTCTTCACCTCGTGTTCTAAAAATTAAGTACAACTTCCTAAAAAAGCTCTACTTATATGTCTTTCTCTCTATTTTTCTGGTCTTTATATCTTCTATTTTTACACTTCTTGTAAAATGTTAAATAAACAGAAGAAAGCAGCCTACTCATGGCTGCTCAACCGTCTTGTTTTTTATATTATACCATAGCTTCTAAACAAAATCCTTCTTTTTGCTAAAAGGTAATTTTCTGTCCAGGCTCAAACTCTAGGTAGTGAGACGGATTCGTACTTAACACACGTACAATCGAGTAACATTGATTATCCTCCTCAGAAACCATTAATTCCACGCCATTTACATTCACAACTTTTTGACTTTCGCATTGTGAATAATCGGCCGGATATACAAGTTGCTCTGGCATAATTGTATATAAAATCATTGTAGCATTGTCCCTTCTGTCTGATTGTCCCCACGCGTATCAATTAATTCGTTTAACTTCCGCAGCGCGCTACCAATACCACCGACATCATCTATAAGACCATACTTCACTGCATCTCCACCTATTACATTCGTCCCAATATCTCGCGTCAAATTCCCTTTTGCAAACATAAGCTCTTTAAAACGATCTTCCGTTACTTTCGAATGCTTTGTCACAAATCGAATGACTCTTTCTTGCATTTTATCCAAATACTCAAATGTTTGCGGCACACCTATAACAAGACCTGTTAAACGAATCGGATGAATTGTCATCGTCGCTGTTTCGGCAATAAATGAATAATCAGTTGAGACCGCAATCGGTACACCAATTGAATGCCCTCCTCCTAAAACAAGAGAGACAGTTGGTTTTGAAATCGAAGCCACCATTTCAGAAATTGCTAACCCAGCTTCAACGTCACCTCCAACTGTATTTAATATTAAAAGTAAGCCTTCAATTTTCGGATTTTGTTCGATCGCGACAATTTGCGGAATGATGTGCTCATATTTTGTTGTTTTATTTTGTGGCGGCAACTGAATATGACCTTCCACCTGCCCAACAATTGTTAAACAATGAATACGCGATTCATTCATTTGCGGTACATTCGTCTGTCCAAGTTGTTGAATTTTCTCCACTATAGAAGCTTCTTTCGGAATTTCTTTCGGCTCAGCTTCTTTTTCTTCATTTGTATAACGATCACGTTCTGTCATATCGTATCCCCTTTCACTCGTATATAACTATTATTTCTTAAGTTATAAATTTCATTCGATAGGGTTAAAAAAGAAAAAGATCACCTGTAAAGGTGATCTTTTTTATACTTCCATAATAATCGGTAAAATCATTGGCTTTCTCTTCGTTTCTTCGTACAAGAACTGCCCTAATAATTCACGAATATTTTGTTTTAACATAGACCATTCAATTGAATATTCTTTAATAGATTGTTCAACAATCATACGTACAATATCTGTAGAACGTTCGATCAATGCTTCTGATTCACGTACATATACGAAACCGCGTGAAATAATTTCTGGACCAGAGATGATTTTCTTTTCATCTTTACCAAGTGTCACAACAACAACTAAAATTCCATCTTGAGATAACATCTTTCTATCTCGAAGAACAATATTACCAACGTCGCCAACACCTAATCCATCAATTAAAACATTGCCAGCTTGCACTTTACCAACTAAGTTTGCTTCTTCATCGCCAAAAGCAATTACATCGCCTTTTTCTACAATAAAGATATTTTCTCTCGCAATACCTACATCTTCCGCTAAATATGCATGTGCTTTTTGCATACGGAACTCACCATGTACGGGTACAAAATATTTCGGCTTCATTAAATTCAACATCAGTTTTAATTCTTCTTGGCTACCATGACCTGAAACGTGAACTTTTCTTTCACCGTAATAAATAACTTCAGCTCCAGCTCTAAATAACAAATCAATAATTTTCGATACAGATATTTCATTCCCTGGAATAGGAGAAGCTGCAATAATAACCGTATCACCTTTACGAATTGAAATTTGTTTATGAGCTTGCTTCGCCATTCTAGAAAGGGCTGCCATTGGCTCACCTTGACTACCTGTTGTTAAAATAGCTACCTTTTTCTCTGGGAAATTGTCCACTTCTTGTAATGAAATAATCATACCTTCTGGAACCTCTAAATAACCAAGACGTCTTGCAATGTCTACCACTTTTACCATACTGCGTCCTACTACCGCTACTTTTCGTCCTGTTTCACCAGCTGCATCAAATACTTGTTGGATACGATGTACATTCGATGCAAATGAAGCAACAATAATACGACCTTCTGCACTATAGAACACTTTTGAAATCTCTATACCAACTTCTTTTTCTGAACCTGTATAACCAGGACGTTCAGCGTTTGTACTATCAGATAGTAAGCAAAGCACGCCTTCGTTTCCGATTTGCGCCATTTTCCCAAGATCTGCTCCATTATTTCCAATTGGAGTTTGATCAAATTTAAAGTCTCCTGTATACACTACAGCACCTTTTGATGTATGGAAACAAACACCAACAGAATCCGGAATACTATGTGTCGTTCCAAAGAATGACACAGTTGTTGAATTAAACTCTATAGTTGAATTCGAGTCAATTGTTTTTAAGTCTACACGGCCTAACATCCCCGCTTCGCCAAGCTTTTCTTGTATAAGCCCTACCGTTAATTTCGTCGCGTATACTGGAATAGATAATTTGCGAAGTACATAAACAATTCCACCAATATGATCCTCATGACCGTGAGTAATGAATAATCCTTTTACTCGCTCTTGATTTTCTACTAAATATGTAATGTCAGGAATAACAATATCAATTCCAAACATTTCATCTCCCGGGAACATCAATCCTGCATCTACAATAAAGATTTCAGAATCAATTTCAACACAGTACATGTTTTTTCCGATTTCACCTACTCCACCAAGAGCAAATACTTTAACAGACTCATTCTCTTTTCTCTTCATGTTGTTGCCTGGTTTAAAAATCTTGCAAACACTGATTTCACCAAAATTGCAGAGACACCAGGGGAAACTCTGCAACCACCATATATTCACCGTCCAAGACGAATGTCCTTACCGTTATGCGATATCATGTTCTTGTTTATTTTTTAAACCAGGTTTCACCTCTCTTTCATTATATAAATCAAATATCTTATTCGATATGATATGAAAATTTCATTAAATCATAATTTTTTCCAATTTTGCTAAGCATACCCGTACTAAGCTACTTAGCCATATTATACCTGATACAAGAAATAGAACACAAGTTAAATTATGCGAAAGACAAGAGAAGACACTAAAATGAGGTTATAAATTACGAGGGCGAAATTCATATCATCTTTATTATTTTTCCTACTCCATAAGAGTCTAATGGAAAAATATTCATGCGATTTCTTTGCATGAATATTAAACTCTATGCACTAAAATGTTTCATAATATATTAACTCTGCAATCAGTTTATAACAAATTAAATGTTATTTCTGCTTCCCCTACAACCTATTAACTCTAGGTGAATTTACTTCACATAATTTAAAAAATAAAAATGACCTAGTTTCACACTAGGTCATTTTTATTAACGAGGAATAGATTGCATTACAGATTGTAACGTTACTCTTTCTTCTTCTGTTAATGGAAGAAGTGGTAAACGTACCGAACCTACATCTAATCCAACCATTTGCATTGCTGTTTTTACTGGTGTTGGGCTTGGCGCCATAAATAGTGCATCTGTTACTCTTACTAGTAATTGATGTAATTTCTGCGCTTTTTTGAACTCTCCAGCTTGGAATGCAGCAATCATTTCTTGCATTTCATTGCCGATAACATGAGATGCTACAGAAACAATACCTTTTGCTCCAATTGCCATAGCTGGTAACGTTAAACCATCATCACCGCTGTATACTGCAAAGTCGTCCGCTGTTTTTTCAATGATTTCTGTCATTGTTAGCACATCGCCGCCTGCATCTTTAATCGCAACAATGTTTTCTATTTCTGATAAACGAACAACTGTATCAACGGAGATTTGTACAATAGATCGTCCTGGAACGTTATATAGCATAACCGGAAGCGGAGTGCTTTCAGCAATTGTTTTAAAGTGCTGATACATCCCTTCTTGGCTCGGTTTGTTATAATACGGTGCCACTAGCATTACTGCATCAACACCAACTTCAGTCGCCTTTTTTGTTAGCTCAACAGAAGCATGCGTATTATTGCTACCTGTTCCAGCGATTACGGGCACCCTTTTATCGACAACAGATACGACATGGCGATATAACGCTACTTTTTCTTCTGAAGTTAATGTAGGAGATTCACCTGTCGTTCCTCCTACCACGATTGCTGTTGTACCGTTATCAATTAAATAATTTACCAATTTCGTTGTCTTTGCAAAATCGATATTCCCGTTTATATCAAACGGTGTTACCATCGCGGTTGCAATTGTCCCAAAATCTATCATGGTCTCACTCCTTATTGTTCCAGTTGCTTTTCTTTTGAAAGCTCAAACGCACTATGTAATGCATTTACAGCCTCCACTAAATCGGTTTCTTTTACAAGAACCCAAATTGTCGTATGACTATCTGCTGATTGCAGAATTTGAATACCTTTTTCCGCTAAAGCTGTAACGATTTTCGCAGTAACCCCTGGGTATCCTGCCATTCCAGCTCCTACAATAGATACTTTTGCACAATGCTCTGTCACAATTGGCTCATATCCAAGATTATTTAATAATTCAACTGCACGACTTGATACATTATCACTCACCGTATAAGCTACTCCAGTAGGTGAAATGTTAATTAAATCGACACTTATTCCTTCATTCGCCATTTCTTTAAACACATGCTGTTGCAAATCATATGCCGTTTCTTTTGCAAGCACTTTGATTTGCGTCACATTTGATACGTGAGCGATACCTGTAACAGGCCGTTCTTCTACATCACGGCCTTTTGTAGCACCGTCAGATGCTGAAATAAGCGTACCTTCACTATCAGAATACGTAGAACGTACACGAAGCGGCACTTTTGCATGCATCGCAATTTCAACTGCACGTGGATGAACGACTTTTGCACCTTGATATGCCATGTTACAAATTTCATTGTACGTTACAGTTTGAAGATGGCGTGCATCTTTCACAATACGAGGATCCGCAGTCATAACACCTTCTACATCTGTGAAGATATCGATATATTCAGCATGAAGCGCAACACCTAACGCTGAAGCTGAAGTATCGCTACCTCCGCGTCCAAGTGTTGTCGTATCACCTTTTTTCGTTTGTCCTTGGAATCCTGTAACGACGATTACATCTACATTTTTTAACTCTTCATGTACGCGATCACAATTCATTTCAATAATCTTAGCATTCGTAAAATCATCATTTGTTACAAAACCAGCTTGTGCACCATTTAACGCTGCTGCTTTTATACCGTTCTCATTTAACATATTAGAGAAGACGATTGCTGAGATTAATTCTCCGCATGATAATAATAAATCTTGCTCACGATTAGAAATGTTAGATTCCTCTTTATTTACAAGACTTAACAAAGTATCAGTTGCATATGGTTCACCTTTACGGCCCATAGCAGATACGACAGTAACTACTTTATAACCCGCATCTAACGATTTTTTTATATGATGAAGCGCATGCTTACGTCCATTTTCATCACGTACTGATGTGCCACCAAATTTTTGAACAATTATTTTCATATTTTGCACCTTCTCTTAGCCGTTTACACTAATTGTAATTTTACTAAGCGCTCTGCAATTTGAACCGAATTCCATGCAGCGCCTTTTAATAAGTTATCAGATACGACCCAAAGGTGGAATCCTTTATCGTTATTTAAATCTTTACGGATTCTTCCAACGAATACTTCGTTTTTACCTACTGCAGTAGCTGGCATTGGGTATAATTGTTCTGCTGGATTATCTTGCAGTACAATCCCTTCTGCATTTGCAAGTAAGTTCTTTAATTCTTCTACTGTAACGCCTTCTTTTTCCACTTCAATGTACACAGATTCCGAATGACCTGATACAACTGGTAAACGTACACATGTCGCAGCTACTTCTAGTTCTGGCATATGCATAATTTTTTTCGTTTCATTAATCATTTTCATTTCTTCAAATGTAAATCCATTATCTTGGAATTTATCAATCTGTGGAATAGCATTAAAAGCGATTTGGAAATGCTTCTCATCACCTGATACAGGTAAAACATTCGCTTTAACTTCTTCTCCATTTA
This genomic interval from Bacillus cereus contains the following:
- a CDS encoding DNA translocase FtsK: MAKQKQRGTKAKARRTIKPTLYYEIVGLTLFALSIITILQLGVVGKSFVLFFRFFFGEWYIIGVLGVIALSVAFVIKRGWPNLLNKRLIGVYLIVLAILMFSHITLFNLLTKDGAVQNTSVIVSTKDYFFLEMKKGPDSVHLGGGMFGALMFATCYFLFDEVGAYIIGIILVILGILCITNKHIGEVLAPVGRILRSQFEVMQGDYKDWRSKRVAEQTEKTKTTRSKRRERVAEQEEAIEPVEEIEIGPPIISNFTENYPVSEETEKRIEENENDLITPPFIEETVPATPEEHPQKKRGEKIVESLEGETKAPPMQFSNVENKDYKLPSLDILKFPKNKQVTNENAEIYENARKLERTFQSFGVKAKVTKVHRGPAVTKYEVYPDMGVKVSKIVSLSDDLALALAAKDIRIEAPIPGKSAVGIEVPNSEVSMVTLREVLDSKANNHPEEKLLIGLGRDITGEAVLARLNKMPHLLVAGATGSGKSVCINGIIVSILMRAKPHEVKLMMIDPKMVELNVYNGVPHLLTPVVTDPKKASQALKKVVSEMERRYELFAHSGTRNIEGYNDHIKEHNSQSEAKQPELPYIVVIVDELADLMMVASSDVEDAIMRLAQMARAAGIHLIIATQRPSVDVITGVIKANIPSRIAFAVSSQTDSRTILDGGGAEKLLGRGDMLFIPIGASKPVRVQGAFLSDDEVERVVEYVVAQQKAQYQEDMIPQDVPETKQEVEDELYDEAIQLVVEMQTASVSMLQRRFRVGYTRAARLIDAMEMNGVVGPYEGSKPREVLIKDVQEKSS
- the tepA gene encoding translocation-enhancing protein TepA; this encodes MTERDRYTNEEKEAEPKEIPKEASIVEKIQQLGQTNVPQMNESRIHCLTIVGQVEGHIQLPPQNKTTKYEHIIPQIVAIEQNPKIEGLLLILNTVGGDVEAGLAISEMVASISKPTVSLVLGGGHSIGVPIAVSTDYSFIAETATMTIHPIRLTGLVIGVPQTFEYLDKMQERVIRFVTKHSKVTEDRFKELMFAKGNLTRDIGTNVIGGDAVKYGLIDDVGGIGSALRKLNELIDTRGDNQTEGTMLQ
- a CDS encoding YlzJ-like family protein is translated as MILYTIMPEQLVYPADYSQCESQKVVNVNGVELMVSEEDNQCYSIVRVLSTNPSHYLEFEPGQKITF
- the dapA gene encoding 4-hydroxy-tetrahydrodipicolinate synthase, with the translated sequence MIDFGTIATAMVTPFDINGNIDFAKTTKLVNYLIDNGTTAIVVGGTTGESPTLTSEEKVALYRHVVSVVDKRVPVIAGTGSNNTHASVELTKKATEVGVDAVMLVAPYYNKPSQEGMYQHFKTIAESTPLPVMLYNVPGRSIVQISVDTVVRLSEIENIVAIKDAGGDVLTMTEIIEKTADDFAVYSGDDGLTLPAMAIGAKGIVSVASHVIGNEMQEMIAAFQAGEFKKAQKLHQLLVRVTDALFMAPSPTPVKTAMQMVGLDVGSVRLPLLPLTEEERVTLQSVMQSIPR
- a CDS encoding ribonuclease J encodes the protein MKRKENESVKVFALGGVGEIGKNMYCVEIDSEIFIVDAGLMFPGDEMFGIDIVIPDITYLVENQERVKGLFITHGHEDHIGGIVYVLRKLSIPVYATKLTVGLIQEKLGEAGMLGRVDLKTIDSNSTIEFNSTTVSFFGTTHSIPDSVGVCFHTSKGAVVYTGDFKFDQTPIGNNGADLGKMAQIGNEGVLCLLSDSTNAERPGYTGSEKEVGIEISKVFYSAEGRIIVASFASNVHRIQQVFDAAGETGRKVAVVGRSMVKVVDIARRLGYLEVPEGMIISLQEVDNFPEKKVAILTTGSQGEPMAALSRMAKQAHKQISIRKGDTVIIAASPIPGNEISVSKIIDLLFRAGAEVIYYGERKVHVSGHGSQEELKLMLNLMKPKYFVPVHGEFRMQKAHAYLAEDVGIARENIFIVEKGDVIAFGDEEANLVGKVQAGNVLIDGLGVGDVGNIVLRDRKMLSQDGILVVVVTLGKDEKKIISGPEIISRGFVYVRESEALIERSTDIVRMIVEQSIKEYSIEWSMLKQNIRELLGQFLYEETKRKPMILPIIMEV